In Cellulomonas wangsupingiae, the genomic window GGCGACCTCGCTCATGAGGTGGGAGGACAGGAAGACCGTGCGGCCCTCCGACGCCAGGTGCTTGGCGAGGCCGCGGACCCATGCGACGCCCTCGGGGTCGAGCCCGTTGACCGGCTCGTCGAGGATCAGGGTGTGGGGGTCGCCCAGGAGGGCCGCCGCGATGCCGAGCCGCTGCCCCATGCCGAGGGAGAACCCCTTGACGCGCTTGGAGGCGACGGCGCCGAGCCCGGCGAGCTCGATCACCGTGTCGACGCGCTTGTCGCCGATGCCGTGCGTCGCGCCGAGCGCCCGCAGGTGCTGACGCGCCGTGCGGCCCGGGTGCACGGCCTTCGCCTCGAGCAGCGCGCCCACCTCGGTCAGCGGGGACCGCAGCTGCGCGTACGGGCGGCCCTGCACGGTCACCGTGCCCGACGTCGGGTGGTCGAGCCCGACGATCATGCGCATGGTCGTGGACTTGCCCGCGCCGTTGGGGCCGAGGAAGCCGGTGACCCGCCCCGGGTGCACCGTGAAGTCGATCCCGTCGACGGCGGTCTTGCTGCCGTACCTCTTGGTCAGTCCGTGCGCCTCGATCATCAGGCCCCCTGGTCGCGCGTCGTTGTGGTCACGGACGTCACGCTAGGCCCGCGGGGGCCCCCGGGGGCACCTTCCCGCGACCGATCCGGCGGGCGGGGTCTCATCCGCGAGGACGAGGCCGCGGCCCGCGCGTCCCGGGGTGTGCGCGCTGGGGAACGTCCGGGGAACCCGTTACGTTGTGCCTGACGTCGGCACTTCTCTTCCCCGGCCGGTTACGACCAGGAGATCCGCATGAGCAACCCCGTCTTCAACAACAGCCCCGTGTTCGGTGACCCGCGCCAGCAGCGCCGCGGCGGCGGCCAGGCCGTCGCGCAGGGTCCCGCGTGGGGGACGCCCGGTGCGCAGGCTGCAGACGCCGCCACCCTGGAGCAGCTGTACGACGCCCCGCCGGCGACGCCGCGCGACACGGGCCGGCTGACGTACGACGACGTCATCGTCAAGACCGGTGGGCTGCTCGCGCTGCTCACCGTCGTCGCCGCGGCGACGTGGACGCTGGCTCCCGGCCTGTGGATCATCGGAGCGGTCGTCGGCCTGGTCCTCGGCCTGGTCAACGCGTTCAAGAAGAACCCGAGCCCGGTCCTCATCACGCTGTACACCGTCGCCCAGGGCGTGTTCCTCGGCGGGATCAGCGCGTTCTACGAGTCGTTCTACAACGGCATCGTCGGGCAGGCCGTGCTCGCGACGCTGTCGGTGTTCGCGGTCGCGCTCGTGCTGTTCCGCTCCGGCAAGGTGCGCGTCACCCCGAAGTTCCAGCGGGCCGTGCTCATCGGCATGGTCGGGTACCTCGTGTACTCGCTGCTCAACGTCGTGCTCATGGTGTTCGGCGTCGGCGGTGGCACCTACGGCCCGCTGCGCTCGGGCTTCCTCGGCATCATCGTGGGCCTCGTGGCCGTCGGCCTGGCCGCCGCGAGCCTGATCATGGACTTCGACTCCATCAAGCGCGGCGTCGAGCAGGGCGCGCCCGCGAAGTTCGCGTGGTCGGCTGCGTTCGGCCTGATCGTCACGCTCATCTGGCTCTACCTCGAGCTGCTGCGCCTCCTGGCGATCCTGCGCGGCGACAGCTAGTCCGCACCGCACGTCCGCGACGCCCCGTCGGCCCCACGGCCGGCGGGGCGCCGTCGTCCCGGGACGACGACGCACCTGATGAGAGGATGCACGGCGTGAAGTACGCCCAGCACATCTCCGAGCTCGTCGGCGGCACCCCGCTCGTCCGGCTCACGTCCGTGACCGCCGGCCTCACCGCGACGATCCTCGCGAAGGTCGAGTACCTCAACCCGGGCGGGTCCGTGAAGGACCGCATCGCGCTGCGGATGATCGAGGCGGCGGAGGCCTCGGGCGAGCTCCAGCCGGGAGGCACGATCGTCGAGCCGACGTCCGGCAACACCGGGGTCGGTCTCGCGCTCGTCGCGCAGCGCAAGGGGTACCGCTGCGTCTTCGTGTGCCCCGACAAGGTCAGCCAGGACAAGCGCGACGTGCTGCGCGCGTACGGCGCGGAGGTCGTCGTGACGCCCACGGCCGTGCCGCCGGACCACCCGGCCTCCTACTACTCGGTGTCCGACCGCATCACGCGCGAGACGCCCGGCGCCTGGAAGCCCAACCAGTACGCCAACCAGAACGGCCCCGCGAGCCACTACGCGAGCACCGGCCCGGAGATCTGGGCGGACACCGAGGGTCGCATCACGCACCTCGTCACCGGCGTCGGCACCGGCGGCACGATCACCGGCACCGGTCGCTACCTGCACGACGCGTCGGCGGACCGCCCGGCCGCGGACGGGGGCCGCGTGGTCGTCGTCGGCGCCGACCCGGCGGGCTCGGTCTACTCCGGGGGCGACGGGCGCCCGTACCTCGTCGAGGGCGTGGGGGAGGACTTCTGGCCGACGGCCTACGACCCGACCGTCCCGGACGAGATCATCGCGGTCTCCGACGCCGACTCGTTCGCGATGACGCGGCGCCTGGCGCGCGAGGAGGGTCTGCTCGTCGGCGGCTCGTGCGGCATGGCCGTCGAGGCGACCCTGCGCCACGCGCGCGCCCTGCAGGAGGCCGACCCGGACGCGGCGGCCCGGGCGGTGTACGTCGTGATCCTCCCCGACGGCGGGCGCGGGTACCTGTCGAAGATCTTCAACGACTCGTGGATGCGCTCGTACGGGTTCCTCGCCGGCGGCGAGGGCGCGACGGTCGCCGACGTGCTGCGCACGAAGGACGGCGACCTGCCCGCGCTGGTCCACACGCACCCCAACGAGACCGTGCGGGACGCGATCGAGATCCTGCGGGAGTACGGCGTCTCGCAGATGCCCGTGGTGGGTGCCGAGCCGCCCGTGATGATCGGCGAGGTCGCCGGTGCCGTGAGCGAGCGCGAGCTGCTCGACGCGGTGTTCTCCGGGGCCGCGTCGCTGGCCGACCGTGTGGACGCCCACATGGCCGTGCCCCTGCCGCTCATCGGCGCCGGGGAGCCCGTCGACGCCGCACGTGCGGCGCTCGAGAAGGCGGACGCGCTGATGGTCGTCGACGACGGGCGGCCCGTGGGCGTCCTGACGCGGCACGACCTGCTGGGGTTCCTGACGCGCTGACGCACGGTGCGCCGCGGGTGCCCGGCAAGCGTTTGCGCGCGCGTTAGCATCTGCGCGACCCGACGGCCGCACCTGCGAAGGACCACCTGCGATGGCGCTGTTCGACCTTCCCCTGCCCGAGCTCGAGCGCTACCTGCCGGACCTCGAGGAGCCGGCCGACCTCGACGAGTTCTGGGCGGGGACGCTCGCCGAGACGCGGCGGTTCGACCTCGACGTGCGCCGCACGCCGCACGACGCCGGGCTCACGCTGGTCGACGTCGAGGACGTGACGTTCGCCGGCTTCGGGGGGCACCCCGTCAAGGCCTGGGTGACGCGCCCGGCGGGGTCCGCCACGGACGGGTCGTCGCTGCCCGCCGTCGTGGAGTTCCTCGGCTACGGCGGGGGGCGCGGACGCCCGCACGAGCGGCTCGCCTGGGCCGCCGCGGGCTACGTGCACCTGCTCATGGACACCCGCGGGCAGGGCTCGCGCTGGGGCAGCGGCGGTGACACCCCGGACCCCGTCGGCTCCGGACCGCACGTGCCGGGCGTCATGACCAGCGGCATCCTCGACCCGGCCGACCACTACTACCGGCGGCTGTTCACCGACGGCGTCCGCGCGGTGGAGGCGGTGCGCGCGCTGCCCGGCGTGGACCCCGCGCGCGTGACCGTCACCGGCGGCAGCCAGGGCGGCGGCATGACGCTCGCGGTCGCCGGGCTGGTCGACGACCTCGTCGCCGTCATGCCCGACGTGCCGTTCCTGTGCCACGTCCCCCGGGCGATCGCCCTCACGGACGCGAACCCGTACCACGAGATCGTCACCTACCTGGCGGTGCACCGGGACCACAAGGCCGCAGCCCTGCGCACGCTGTCCTACCTCGACGGCGTCCACCTCGGGCGCCGCGCGACGGCGCCCACGCTGTTCTCGGTGGCGCTGCGCGACCCGATCTGCCCGCCGTCGACGGTGTACGCCGCCTACAACCACTACGGCAAGCTGGCCGGCACCCGACCGGACCGCTCGATCGAGGTCTACGAGTTCAACGAGCACGAGGGCGGCGGCGGCTTCCAGGTCGACGCGCAGCTGCGGTGGCTCGCGGGGGTCCTCGCACGCTGAGCACCGCGCGCCGCCCCGGGGCGGCAGCCACGTGGTCGGCAGGGCAGGATGGTCGGGCACTGTCATCCAGGCGAAGGAGAAGTCACATGGCCGCAGCGCTGCCCGAGGTCTCGGGTGCTCCCGGCACCAAGCCCACCCTGACGTTCCCCGAGGGTGCGCCGTCCGACGAGCTCGAGGTCGTGGTGCTCAGCCGCGGCGACGGCGCGATCGTCGAGGCGGGCCAGGACATCGAGGTGCACTACCTGGGCCAGTCGTGGCAGGGGGGCGTCTTCGACAACTCGTTCGACCGCGGCTCGTCGATCAGCTTCCCCATCGGCGTCGGCGCCGTCATCGCCGGCTGGGACGAGGGCCTCGTCGGCCAGCAGGTCGGCTCCCGGGTGCTGCTGTCGATCCCGTCGCACCTGGGCTACGGCGACCGCGGCGTGCCGCAGGCCGGCATCAAGGGCGGGGACACGCTCGTGTTCGTCGTGGACATCGTCGGCGTCAGCTGACGACACGATGAGTCCGCGCCGCACCACCGGTCGACCCTCGCGGGCGCCGGTGGTGCGGTCGCGACGACCGCACGGCGCGGCGCCCGGGAGGCAGGACCCGTGAGCGTGGCACGCAGCCGTGACCCCCGGGAGTGGGCGGCCCACTCGCCGTACTCCGACCCCGGCCCGCACGCCGACGTGCTGCGGGCCATCGGTCCCGCCCCGTCCGACGTCCACGCGGCCGCGACGGGCCTGATCGGGCACTACCGCGCCGATGCGGCGACGCTCGACCCCGCACGCGTCCCGACGATCGACCTGCGCTGGCTGGACCGCATCCTGGAGCGGGCCTCGAGGTCTCGTCCGCCCCGCTGCCCGGCCGCCCGCACGCCGACCGCATCGCGGGCTGCTGCCGCGACCACACCTTGCTGGCCGTCGGCGTCCTGCGCGCGCACGGCATCCCGGCACGCTCCCGCATCGGCTTCGCGCGGTACTTCTTCCCGGGCGACGGCGTGGACCACGTCGTCGTCGAGCGCTGGGACGGCGAGCGGTGGGTGCGCAGCGACCCGGAGCTCGACGCCGCGTTCGGGGCGGCACCCCCGGCCGGGGAGCCGTTCGACCCGTTCGACATGCCCACGGGGCCGGACAGCCCGTTCCCCACCGCCGCGGAGCTGTGGACCGCGCACCGCCGCGACGGCCTGGACCTGACGCGGTACGGCGTCGCGGGCGTCCCCGAGCTCGCCGGGCGCGACTTCGTCCGGCACTACGTGCTCCTCGAGGTCGCGCACCGCCGCCGTGACG contains:
- a CDS encoding ABC transporter ATP-binding protein, whose protein sequence is MIEAHGLTKRYGSKTAVDGIDFTVHPGRVTGFLGPNGAGKSTTMRMIVGLDHPTSGTVTVQGRPYAQLRSPLTEVGALLEAKAVHPGRTARQHLRALGATHGIGDKRVDTVIELAGLGAVASKRVKGFSLGMGQRLGIAAALLGDPHTLILDEPVNGLDPEGVAWVRGLAKHLASEGRTVFLSSHLMSEVAVTADDLLVIGRGRIVAQGRVDDVVARATTTTVRVRSPHATELAAALSGPLATVDAIEPGLLEVHGPSAAEIGEIAAASRFVLHELTPVAGSLEQAYMSLTADAVEYRSGGDDVFLPTAPTTQPEAQR
- a CDS encoding Bax inhibitor-1/YccA family protein, coding for MSNPVFNNSPVFGDPRQQRRGGGQAVAQGPAWGTPGAQAADAATLEQLYDAPPATPRDTGRLTYDDVIVKTGGLLALLTVVAAATWTLAPGLWIIGAVVGLVLGLVNAFKKNPSPVLITLYTVAQGVFLGGISAFYESFYNGIVGQAVLATLSVFAVALVLFRSGKVRVTPKFQRAVLIGMVGYLVYSLLNVVLMVFGVGGGTYGPLRSGFLGIIVGLVAVGLAAASLIMDFDSIKRGVEQGAPAKFAWSAAFGLIVTLIWLYLELLRLLAILRGDS
- a CDS encoding cystathionine beta-synthase, which produces MKYAQHISELVGGTPLVRLTSVTAGLTATILAKVEYLNPGGSVKDRIALRMIEAAEASGELQPGGTIVEPTSGNTGVGLALVAQRKGYRCVFVCPDKVSQDKRDVLRAYGAEVVVTPTAVPPDHPASYYSVSDRITRETPGAWKPNQYANQNGPASHYASTGPEIWADTEGRITHLVTGVGTGGTITGTGRYLHDASADRPAADGGRVVVVGADPAGSVYSGGDGRPYLVEGVGEDFWPTAYDPTVPDEIIAVSDADSFAMTRRLAREEGLLVGGSCGMAVEATLRHARALQEADPDAAARAVYVVILPDGGRGYLSKIFNDSWMRSYGFLAGGEGATVADVLRTKDGDLPALVHTHPNETVRDAIEILREYGVSQMPVVGAEPPVMIGEVAGAVSERELLDAVFSGAASLADRVDAHMAVPLPLIGAGEPVDAARAALEKADALMVVDDGRPVGVLTRHDLLGFLTR
- a CDS encoding acetylxylan esterase produces the protein MALFDLPLPELERYLPDLEEPADLDEFWAGTLAETRRFDLDVRRTPHDAGLTLVDVEDVTFAGFGGHPVKAWVTRPAGSATDGSSLPAVVEFLGYGGGRGRPHERLAWAAAGYVHLLMDTRGQGSRWGSGGDTPDPVGSGPHVPGVMTSGILDPADHYYRRLFTDGVRAVEAVRALPGVDPARVTVTGGSQGGGMTLAVAGLVDDLVAVMPDVPFLCHVPRAIALTDANPYHEIVTYLAVHRDHKAAALRTLSYLDGVHLGRRATAPTLFSVALRDPICPPSTVYAAYNHYGKLAGTRPDRSIEVYEFNEHEGGGGFQVDAQLRWLAGVLAR
- a CDS encoding FKBP-type peptidyl-prolyl cis-trans isomerase produces the protein MAAALPEVSGAPGTKPTLTFPEGAPSDELEVVVLSRGDGAIVEAGQDIEVHYLGQSWQGGVFDNSFDRGSSISFPIGVGAVIAGWDEGLVGQQVGSRVLLSIPSHLGYGDRGVPQAGIKGGDTLVFVVDIVGVS
- a CDS encoding transglutaminase-like domain-containing protein, producing MGGPLAVLRPRPARRRAAGHRSRPVRRPRGRDGPDRALPRRCGDARPRTRPDDRPALAGPHPGAGLEVSSAPLPGRPHADRIAGCCRDHTLLAVGVLRAHGIPARSRIGFARYFFPGDGVDHVVVERWDGERWVRSDPELDAAFGAAPPAGEPFDPFDMPTGPDSPFPTAAELWTAHRRDGLDLTRYGVAGVPELAGRDFVRHYVLLEVAHRRRDEVLLWDLWGAALDGTTGAEVDALADVLADLLVRADAGDVDAEDELARRYSDDPRLHVGRRVLTDSPLGRRGWTDLVARTTVWDD